ATGCTGTTTTTGATAATCCTTCGCTGGAAATTGCCAAGACCTCCCTCAAGAGAATCACATCAAGGCCAGGGTAAAATCGAACGGATTTGTTTGCCATTCTGAAAGTTAAAGATGGAAGGATACATATTAATTTCATGTATAACGTTTACTTTAGTAATGTGTATTGGGGTTGGGGAGTGTGGGCAGACAGCAGAAGCCATCTATGAAGGCTGCCAGGTCCAACAAAGCGGCAGCTGGCcagtaggacaaaaaacaataaatagagAATTTTTTTAGAGGGTCCTCTTCCTGATCATGCATGCTGATTTGAATGAAAGCCGAAAACTTAAGTTACACCTTTTTTTAGGGTACAACATCTTGCATTTAATCAGTGTCATATGTTCCAACAAATGACAAATTTGGGGAAATAGATAGCCTACAGTACGAACAGTATGTACGCCTAACGTTAAGTTGTACGCCTAACGACAACGTTATGTTTTAGTACGACcacagtacacacacacactgttCACGTGCACTAACGACAACTCGACCATTAAGCAAGGGCATGCAAGGCCTAAACGCAGTACACAAATCACCCTCCATTCGATGACAAAATACACTACTAAAACACACACTACACATCCCACCTGAAATGAATGACGAGATCATCTACTACTTTCTATGActtattaataatgtttttctCTTGAAATGGTGACTAAATTACTGAGTTTTACTATAAGTTCTCACTTACGTGTAGTGGAGCTGCTATACGTCTTCACGAAACTTTTAAtactatgaccgattgagtaaACGTCATAACTGcacaaaaagtgatgatgtcaCAGCAACTAAACGTCGCCGTTCCGTTAGTCGTGTGCGACCGAAACCTCGCTAATaaggttaaacttacacttaatgataaaatacaaaacagaaaaattacgacGAATTGACAGAGACGACCAGTTGAGGGACTTAAGTCTATCGGGGTAGGACATCTCACCCATCCTCTGCCCAAGAATAAACCGAGTAGCACGTTTTTGTACCCGTTCGAGGGCCTGAGTCTGGAGAGATGTATGAGGGAGCCAAGCTGGCATGCCATATTCTAAAATTGGGAGAACTAgggatttataaagacagaacttagctgaaacagaagaattgaaagcaatggtcttaatgaggcccaatgttctattggcacttgaaacaacattttttacatgGTTATTCCAAGAAAGCTGAGCATTCAGAGTGACTCCAAGGTATTTGACAGAGGATGTGGGTTGCACAGGAAAACCTGAAAGAGTGTAAACGGGGGTCGAGAGAGTGTTTACGGGAAATATGCATGATTTTGGACTTTGTAGGGTTGAACGTCATACCATTGGAAACACTCCAAGTGCTTAGCTCATCGAGGTCATGCTGGAGGGAACTTACATCTAAACAGGAACGGATTGGACgataaattaatacatcatcAGCGAAAAGAACACAGTTAGAACTGAGGTTGTAACATATatcattgatgaataaattgaataacagaGGCCCAAGAACACTTCCttgaggaacaccagagctaacTCTGGACCATGAGGAGTTCATACCAACAAATGTGACTCTTTGTTGACGATCAACCAGAAAATCTTTTATCCAGCTCCAGAGAGATCCACGGATGTTAAAGTTACTGGCAAGTTTACGAACAAGTATATGGTGGGGCATACGATCAAAGGCTTTGCTTATATCCAAGAAAACTGCATCAATCCTTGGGGGACTACGCTTATCTAAAGTTGTAGCCCATGAATGATACACATTCATAAGTTGGGTGACACAAGATTTGTAAGGAACAAAACCATGCTGCTTATCagacaataaacaattagaatTTAAATGATCTTTAACAGCATTAGCTAACAGTCTCTCCATGATCTTGCTAACGAGAGAAGTGAGAGCAATAGGCCTTTAGTTACTAAGAAGGGAACGGTCACCAGATTTAAACACAGGGGTGATGTTGGCAAGCTTCCAACCACGGGGAAGGCGTCCACAGGCAATGGAATCATTGAAGATTCTACAGAGAACCGGAGAGATTGTAGAAACTGTGTTACGCAAGAATTTAGCGTTGATTCCATCTGGACCAGGAGCCTTCCCCAGAGGTAAGGAAGATAAGGTACGCTGAATATCATCAACTGAGAAGTTAATACTAGACAGAGCTGGAATGGGAAAATCACATGTGGGAGGGTCTTGACAAACAGGGACATCAGCAGAAGAAACTGAAgcaaaataagtattaaaagCACAAGCTATTTCATGGGGGTTGACTAGTGTTTGGGCTCCATGTTTAAATGACAACGGGGTAGGTGATCGTTTTCTACTACGAACAAAGGACCAAAAccgttttttgttatccttaGATGAAAACATGTTATCAACAAAGTGTTTATAAGCCTTGTGGGAGCAATATTTTAGCTGATTACGTACAAGTTTGTAAGTGTTCCAATCAACAAGAGATCCAGAGCGCTTAGCCTTGGAAAACAGTTTACGCTTTACAGAGCACAAATGTTTCAGGTCAGCATCAACCCATGGAgaattgtttattttccttGTCCGCTTCCTAGAACCAGGAATGGCGTCTTTAACAGCAGCATTAATCAGATCCAAAACACCTTCCCATGAAGAGTTGATGTcatctttgtcaaaaacaagaTCCCAGGGTGCATATTGGAGGAGAGCGTTGTGATGAGAGATAGAATCAGGATTGTAAGACAAAAACTGTCTAACAACAGAGGGATGCGGAGGAGAAGTGTTCAGACGAGTGACGAACTGAACGGCAAGGTGATCGCTGGTAACAGGGTTGGGAACAGTCTCAACGGATACAAAGTTATGTGGAGAACTACTGAAGACCAAGTCGATAGTGGACCCAGAAGAAATGGTATCATCACTACAAGGGGATGAGTGATGTCGGTGACAAGCTGAAATAGGTTCAACGAGTCGGCAAGTTGAAACAAACGAGAACGGTTACCGCAGGATTACAGTCAATGTTGAAATCTCCCATGAAAATAATACAGTCAAATTTGGGAAGAAAGTGATCCATTCTTGAGACCACGGCGTTGAGATCATCCCAAAACGAAGTAGTGGCACAGGGAGGGCGATATAATGTGACAAGAAGACATCTACCTCGCTGGCAGGATAACGACACCCACAAGAGTTCAAGATCGGGGGAGTCAAACTTGGCATGGTGGACAGGATGAAGGTTTGCTTTGACTGCAGTCAAGATGCCACCACCGCGAGAGGGACGGTCCTTACGGAAGATCAAGTAGTCGTCAGGGAGTCCAAAGATGGCGTCCGAATCGTGTTCCTTGAGCCAAGTCTCCGTCAGAGCCAGGATGTCAGGTGGGGTCGAAGAGGCGATTGAAGTGGCAAGATCCAAACCCTTGTTTCGGACACTGCGAGCATTAAATAACAGCCCAGATAGGTGACTAGGGGATGCGGTTGGGGCTGATAGGGTGCTATCGGATACACTTGGAAGTCTTCTGATGTCAACTGATGGATGAGAGGAGTTTGGCAAGTCGGCAAAAGCTTCTTGGAATGAAGTGTCACTGCATGAAGAAAATGGCAGTGATGCACTCAAACAGTTGGGACAAAACCAGTCAATTGTACTTGAGATGAGCAGGGTGTACTGGGTAATGTTCATCTCAGGAATACACTTCTGATGCCAATACAGGCTGCAATCTTCACATAGGAGAGATCTTTGGTTGGATTTTACTGGGCGATTACAATTACCACAGGGGTCCGTAACAGGACCAGGATTGACTTCAATGTCTCCAGACATTGCAAGGGGTAGATTAAATGTAGCTGTAGAGTTTGGATAATAGTTAATTGAAGCTTTGCCAAACCTACTTCTAGAGCTGTGGTATCCAATAGATAGTTTGATGGTCAGCCATATTGGATGCACACaggcaggtacatgtacatgtagcttggtgTAGTCCATTGAATGCAGGAGTGGACAAAGGGTGGCATGGTCGTGACAATGGAATCGGCCAGGTGTGGACTGCATGATGCAACTGCCTTTGAAGACTGGTAGAAGTTGAGGAAATTCTGATGGGAAAACACGACATAACCCGTCTTTCTCAGCAGCAAATCCATCAGGAAAACAACCATTCTGATCAGCAACCACTAACCTTTCATCTGGTATAAAATTTACACTGCATAGAGGGCTGTGGACAGCAAAATTTATCAATAATGGGAGAGCCAAACACAGAGCATGCAAGCAAGTagccatctttacatgtattgtaaAGTTGAACTGTTTTGTATCAACGGTTCTCTCTTGACAGAAAGgatgggtaaattttaaaatccTCAAGTTCAAGGAAGTTTATAATGTTCGGATTGTTTCACACTATTATGATTATTTTCATAAACTGCTTCCTGAAAATCTACAGCCTCATGGCGGCGCCCCTCCTCGAGTAACGCTTCAATTTTATAGCCACTGGGTTGTTGTAGCAAACTGTGTCGAAATGAGTCTAGTGGGGTTGAGGCAATCACTAGTTCTACGACACATTCATCAAGTTCAGAGGGTTCAAAATTGCATTGTCCAGCTTTTTCTTTGCATCTATTTGCAAATTCATCAAgcgttttgtttggtttttgacGAAATCGCATTAGCTCCAGCCTATGAATGCGAAAGTTTACGCTTATGCGCAACTGGTCTTCAAATACAGACCATAATTTCTCAGGGATTTCTTGTTCGTCCTGAGACAAGCTGGATGCATTAAGGCGTTTTAAACCCTCAGTACCAACTGCAATTTTAATTGGGCAATGTCATTTACTGCGGAATTTAATCAAAACAGTGTAAAGACCTGTAAGAATGATTTTAAGTTTTAGGAACACAATTTATTTAATGCAAAAAAACTGATTGCTTGGCAACACACTTTTGTTGTGAAGTTTTCTGAAATTAATGtcatttattcattattatagTCACTTTTAGGAAGCCTGCTTGATATTAT
Above is a genomic segment from Asterias rubens chromosome 5, eAstRub1.3, whole genome shotgun sequence containing:
- the LOC117290465 gene encoding uncharacterized protein LOC117290465, which codes for MATCLHALCLALPLLINFAVHSPLCSVNFIPDERLVVADQNGCFPDGFAAEKDGLCRVFPSEFPQLLPVFKGSCIMQSTPGRFHCHDHATLCPLLHSMDYTKLHVHVPACVHPIWLTIKLSIGYHSSRSRFGKASINYYPNSTATFNLPLAMSGDIEVNPGPVTDPCGNCNRPVKSNQRSLLCEDCSLYWHQKCIPEMNITQYTLLISSTIDWFCPNCLSASLPFSSCSDTSFQEAFADLPNSSHPSVDIRRLPSVSDSTLSAPTASPSHLSGLLFNARSVRNKGLDLATSIASSTPPDILALTETWLKEHDSDAIFGLPDDYLIFRKDRPSRGGGILTAVKANLHPVHHAKFDSPDLELLWVSLSCQRACHRHHSSPCSDDTISSGSTIDLVFSSSPHNFVSVETVPNPVTSDHLAVQFVTRLNTSPPHPSVVRQFLSYNPDSISHHNALLQYAPWDLVFDKDDINSSWEGVLDLINAAVKDAIPGSRKRTRKINNSPWVDADLKHLCSVKPLSSINFSVDDIQRTLSSLPLGKAPGPDGINAKFLRNTVSTISPVLCRIFNDSIACGRLPRGWKLANITPVFKSGDRSLLSN